A single genomic interval of Cellulosilyticum sp. I15G10I2 harbors:
- a CDS encoding carbohydrate ABC transporter permease — MDSILSNKKAICIFVVPTLLLYLAIIFIPIIISASYSTLDWDGIGKGTFIGIQNYVSMFSNGRFLHSVVNSLLFAAVSIVVQLPISLFLALILAGGVRFEKFYRTVYFIPVIISTVVIGQLWIKIYNADYGLLNTLLQSIGLDSLMNDWLGQENTALVCAFIPILWQYVGYHMLIMYAGAKSISTDIYEAAEIDGATSIKTAFYITIPLLKPILKVCITFSLIGALKVFDLIYILTNGGPFYSTEVPSTLMYTTIFNNFQYGYGSAISVFIILECLVLTVLIDKMMKLD, encoded by the coding sequence ATGGATTCGATACTATCAAATAAAAAAGCAATATGTATTTTTGTTGTTCCCACACTTCTTTTATATTTAGCGATCATATTTATCCCTATTATTATCTCGGCAAGTTACAGTACACTAGATTGGGATGGGATAGGGAAAGGCACCTTTATTGGTATTCAAAACTATGTGAGCATGTTTTCAAATGGAAGATTTTTACACTCGGTTGTCAATTCATTGTTATTTGCAGCAGTTTCTATTGTGGTTCAACTGCCGATTTCACTTTTTTTGGCACTTATTCTTGCTGGCGGGGTACGATTTGAGAAATTTTATCGTACAGTTTATTTTATACCCGTTATTATTTCTACGGTTGTCATTGGGCAGTTATGGATTAAAATCTATAATGCTGATTATGGTCTCTTAAATACATTACTTCAATCTATTGGGCTTGATAGTTTGATGAATGATTGGCTTGGACAGGAGAATACTGCTTTAGTATGTGCTTTCATTCCTATATTGTGGCAATATGTAGGCTATCATATGCTCATTATGTACGCAGGTGCAAAATCTATTTCTACAGATATTTATGAAGCGGCTGAAATAGATGGCGCCACATCCATAAAAACGGCATTCTATATTACAATTCCGCTTTTAAAACCTATTTTAAAGGTTTGTATCACCTTTTCACTTATTGGGGCTTTAAAAGTATTTGATTTGATCTATATTTTAACAAATGGCGGACCATTTTATTCTACAGAAGTGCCAAGTACCTTGATGTATACTACTATTTTTAACAATTTTCAATATGGTTATGGTAGTGCGATATCTGTCTTTATTATTTTGGAGTGTTTAGTGCTTACTGTACTTATTGATAAGATGATGAAACTAGATTAA
- a CDS encoding extracellular solute-binding protein, which produces MKKTVMKLLSVLLLGTMMASSAGCAQSESTSSSGDASNQTVSEKATDEKPASEPIKLTVWHQSVAETDPASKLIKDAIAEWNAANPNVIVEEDGVTGEQYKTKIKTAIAANEGPDLSYMWGGSFVEPYVKAGNMLAIDEYLTDDIKSKLVPGTINGCVFDGKTYSLPSTTFIASLYCNTELFEKAGAKIPTTYNELLEAVAKLKAANITPIVLGEKDRWPGMYWFDIIAMRQAGNEASMAAMKDPAKFDSPEFVEAARKMQELVDAGAFNDSMFSMSYDEMIGAFTQGKGAMLFQANWVNAAIEDPSAATSGKVVAVPFPIFEDGAGNVTEFYGGGVDGYYINANTKHPKEAAEFLIYLSEKMDQGTYLANSGLPCWDTTGLDTSSLIPLTKQAAELMSTATSFIKWWDNILPAESSEVHKDLIAQLLAKKITPEVFSQEMAKVKGAQ; this is translated from the coding sequence ATGAAAAAAACAGTTATGAAGCTTTTATCCGTGCTACTTTTAGGGACAATGATGGCATCTTCAGCAGGATGCGCACAATCTGAAAGTACTAGTTCATCGGGGGATGCAAGTAATCAGACTGTAAGCGAAAAGGCGACGGATGAAAAACCAGCATCCGAACCTATTAAGCTGACAGTATGGCATCAATCTGTTGCAGAGACTGATCCAGCTTCAAAATTGATTAAAGATGCCATAGCAGAATGGAATGCGGCAAATCCTAATGTTATCGTTGAAGAAGATGGTGTTACTGGAGAACAATATAAGACCAAGATCAAAACAGCAATAGCAGCAAATGAAGGACCTGATTTAAGCTATATGTGGGGCGGAAGTTTCGTAGAACCTTATGTTAAAGCTGGGAATATGTTAGCAATTGATGAATACCTTACAGATGATATTAAGTCTAAATTAGTTCCAGGGACAATTAATGGTTGTGTATTTGATGGCAAAACATATAGTCTGCCTTCTACCACATTTATCGCCAGCTTATATTGCAATACAGAATTATTTGAAAAAGCAGGAGCTAAAATACCTACTACATATAATGAGTTGTTAGAGGCAGTGGCAAAGTTAAAGGCAGCTAATATTACTCCTATTGTTCTTGGAGAAAAAGACAGATGGCCAGGTATGTATTGGTTTGATATTATCGCTATGCGTCAGGCTGGAAATGAAGCGAGCATGGCGGCAATGAAAGACCCTGCAAAATTTGATTCACCTGAATTTGTAGAAGCAGCTAGAAAAATGCAGGAGCTTGTTGATGCAGGCGCATTTAATGATAGTATGTTTAGTATGAGTTATGATGAAATGATCGGTGCATTTACACAAGGAAAAGGTGCGATGTTGTTCCAAGCAAACTGGGTAAATGCTGCTATTGAAGATCCAAGTGCAGCAACCAGCGGAAAAGTTGTTGCAGTACCATTTCCAATATTTGAAGATGGCGCAGGAAATGTAACTGAGTTCTATGGCGGAGGTGTAGATGGTTACTACATTAATGCCAACACAAAACATCCTAAAGAAGCAGCCGAATTTTTGATTTATTTAAGCGAAAAAATGGATCAAGGAACTTATCTTGCAAATTCAGGACTTCCATGTTGGGATACTACAGGTTTAGATACCTCTTCTCTTATTCCTCTTACAAAACAAGCAGCTGAGTTAATGTCAACAGCTACATCATTTATTAAATGGTGGGATAATATTCTTCCAGCTGAATCTTCAGAAGTACACAAAGACCTTATTGCACAATTATTGGCTAAGAAAATTACGCCAGAAGTATTTAGTCAAGAGATGGCCAAAGTAAAAGGTGCACAGTAA
- a CDS encoding response regulator, giving the protein MEILKVLIVDDEHLIRNLIKIKIKWDELGMKAVGEAGSAKEALEQIDKLVPDIIFTDICMPSMDGIEFSRIVFEKYPHIKIVVITGYDEFEYARSSIKLGIADFILKPINSDELMKTLAQLKEKILAERLHIKEYNKLKEQLAESLPILREKFLSELLSEDLSLEEITEKIDYFKIPINSAYNSFQVAVVELSSSIKNEQKEESKILLSIECTNAIKSFFKSDAHILVFLDNRRRIVILSNNDKIELIECCEILKGMIITRLKCFVGIGIGTRRNGLEYIKCSYKEAIDALSCTVFVGKNQVISYQDIGGMSSQSYASDRNKMEKLNVFMHAGAKESALMILDQLFNVPGCYDKEIMTKMRLEAFDIFSIGQHIISEQKLNMDEIWQHDIGINDLILKVDNLPELKGYMREFIGSITGIIEQTNNNKAYTLIEEVKDYLKANMNNPEISLSGVAKTFYISSGHLGRLFKQQTSQTFVEYLTEVRMKKAEKLLRETHLKGYQVGEEVGIRDSHYFSILFKKYTGFSINEFRKI; this is encoded by the coding sequence GTGGAGATACTGAAGGTACTTATAGTAGATGATGAGCATCTTATTAGAAATCTTATTAAAATAAAGATTAAGTGGGACGAGCTGGGAATGAAAGCGGTCGGAGAGGCAGGATCAGCAAAGGAGGCTTTAGAACAGATAGACAAATTAGTTCCAGATATTATATTTACAGATATTTGCATGCCCTCAATGGATGGGATAGAATTCAGCAGGATAGTTTTTGAAAAGTATCCCCATATTAAAATAGTTGTTATAACAGGTTATGATGAATTTGAGTATGCAAGAAGCAGTATCAAATTGGGTATAGCAGATTTTATTTTGAAGCCTATTAACTCAGATGAACTTATGAAAACCCTCGCTCAGCTAAAGGAAAAAATCCTGGCCGAAAGATTACATATTAAAGAATATAATAAGTTAAAAGAGCAACTTGCAGAAAGCCTGCCTATCTTAAGAGAAAAATTTTTAAGCGAACTATTATCAGAAGACCTTAGTTTAGAAGAAATCACCGAGAAGATTGATTATTTTAAAATTCCTATTAATAGTGCATACAATAGTTTTCAAGTTGCCGTAGTTGAATTAAGCAGTTCTATAAAGAATGAACAAAAGGAAGAAAGCAAAATTTTACTTTCAATAGAGTGTACTAACGCTATCAAGAGCTTTTTCAAATCAGATGCCCACATCTTGGTATTTTTAGACAATCGCAGAAGAATTGTCATTTTATCTAACAATGACAAGATAGAGCTTATAGAATGCTGCGAGATATTAAAAGGAATGATTATAACCCGGTTAAAATGTTTTGTGGGTATTGGTATAGGTACAAGGCGAAATGGATTAGAGTATATTAAGTGTTCTTATAAAGAAGCAATAGATGCACTCAGCTGCACGGTATTTGTTGGTAAAAATCAGGTGATAAGCTATCAGGATATTGGGGGCATGAGCAGTCAATCATATGCTAGTGATAGAAATAAAATGGAAAAACTGAACGTATTTATGCATGCAGGAGCCAAAGAAAGTGCGCTTATGATCTTAGATCAGTTATTTAATGTACCTGGTTGTTATGACAAAGAGATAATGACCAAGATGCGGCTTGAGGCCTTTGATATTTTTTCAATAGGTCAGCATATTATCAGTGAACAAAAGCTGAATATGGATGAGATATGGCAGCATGATATAGGAATCAATGATTTAATTTTAAAGGTGGACAACCTTCCGGAACTCAAAGGATATATGCGTGAATTTATAGGCAGTATCACAGGGATTATAGAGCAGACAAATAACAATAAAGCTTATACACTCATTGAAGAGGTAAAAGATTATTTAAAGGCTAACATGAATAACCCAGAAATTTCTCTTTCTGGTGTAGCAAAAACCTTTTATATCAGTTCGGGGCATTTAGGACGGTTATTTAAACAGCAGACGTCACAGACGTTTGTTGAATATCTTACAGAAGTTAGAATGAAAAAAGCCGAAAAGCTTTTAAGAGAGACCCATTTAAAAGGCTATCAAGTTGGTGAAGAAGTAGGGATAAGAGATTCACACTATTTTAGTATCTTATTTAAAAAATATACAGGATTTTCAATCAATGAATTTAGGAAAATATAA
- a CDS encoding cache domain-containing sensor histidine kinase, which produces MLSEKIKHKFYNLSIGLKISMFYFGLIVVSTCLSSWMFNKIYLDITHKKVSEVSIQTLNSIQSNINLMINNVDSYSKMILSDSDLQNLLRKGNVYSDLNVQSKVSNYLYKFIQAIPLIKSVYVFDNTNNIYSVGAQILPTLQSDQIKYAEWYKEVVQKKGGYILRLNGGGIAFHNTQDNYVSLIRLIRDMDTTDTLGILVINIPEKAFSQAFSSLAGKKENNVVILNEHNEVIISNFNTGKIEAKQVEQDKFIDFESQVIQAANEWLDTTSATKMKKIDQTEYLVSYVSENKYNWKLVSIMPFAKLFEENAVMSLVGFVIILFNSIVLFISAVSISRLITTPIKDLLNSMKDVEKGVFNEVQVKTQSREFKRLCKGYNIMIMEIKKLIGRVIEEQKIIRKTELYTLQAQIKPHFLYNTLDSINSLVLSECTEEASSLVEALGNYYRASVSKGKEIITIGEEINMVKNYLKIQQVRYPDLFTVKYDINTECLDYKVPKLILQPLVENALYHGIRPLNRNGIITVGADKQEGVVRLWVQDDGVGIKPEQLDAIINSKLGEGTGSFGLKGTLERIRIIYNGKNAFEIKSKPHEGTEIILYVHNDNEEED; this is translated from the coding sequence ATGCTGTCAGAAAAGATAAAACACAAGTTCTACAACTTAAGTATAGGGTTGAAAATTTCTATGTTTTATTTTGGGTTAATTGTTGTCTCAACTTGTTTGAGCAGCTGGATGTTTAATAAAATTTACTTAGATATTACCCATAAGAAGGTAAGCGAAGTTTCTATTCAAACCTTAAATTCTATTCAATCCAATATTAACCTAATGATTAATAATGTAGACAGTTACTCTAAGATGATTCTCTCTGACAGTGACCTTCAAAATTTACTTCGCAAGGGGAATGTTTATTCGGATTTAAATGTGCAATCAAAAGTAAGTAATTATTTATATAAATTTATTCAAGCAATACCTTTAATTAAGTCGGTTTATGTATTTGATAATACAAATAATATTTATTCTGTGGGCGCTCAAATATTGCCAACGCTCCAATCTGACCAAATCAAATATGCAGAGTGGTATAAGGAAGTGGTACAAAAGAAGGGCGGATACATTTTAAGGCTTAACGGAGGGGGGATAGCGTTTCATAACACTCAGGACAACTATGTTTCGCTTATTCGTCTTATTAGAGATATGGACACTACAGACACACTTGGTATATTAGTCATCAATATCCCAGAAAAAGCATTTAGTCAGGCGTTTAGCAGCCTAGCAGGAAAAAAAGAAAATAATGTGGTCATTTTAAACGAACACAATGAGGTCATTATTAGTAACTTTAATACTGGGAAAATAGAGGCTAAACAAGTAGAACAAGATAAGTTTATTGATTTTGAAAGTCAAGTTATTCAGGCAGCAAATGAATGGTTAGATACAACCTCGGCGACTAAGATGAAAAAAATCGATCAAACAGAGTATCTTGTTTCCTATGTTTCAGAAAATAAGTATAACTGGAAGCTTGTAAGTATTATGCCATTTGCGAAGCTCTTCGAAGAAAACGCTGTGATGAGTTTAGTAGGATTTGTCATTATATTATTTAATAGTATTGTATTATTTATAAGTGCAGTGAGCATATCACGTTTGATTACAACCCCTATTAAGGACTTGCTCAATTCAATGAAGGATGTAGAAAAAGGGGTATTTAATGAAGTACAGGTAAAAACACAAAGTCGTGAATTTAAGAGGCTCTGCAAGGGCTATAATATCATGATTATGGAAATAAAAAAATTAATTGGCCGGGTCATTGAAGAACAAAAGATTATTAGAAAAACAGAGCTCTATACGCTGCAGGCTCAGATTAAACCACATTTTCTATACAATACGCTTGATTCCATCAATTCCCTAGTTCTTTCTGAGTGTACGGAGGAGGCCAGCTCTTTAGTTGAAGCACTCGGCAATTATTATAGGGCCAGTGTCAGTAAGGGTAAAGAAATCATAACCATTGGGGAAGAAATCAATATGGTTAAAAACTATCTTAAAATACAACAGGTAAGATATCCTGATTTATTTACTGTTAAATACGATATTAATACAGAGTGCTTAGACTATAAGGTACCCAAGCTCATTTTGCAGCCACTTGTGGAGAATGCGTTGTATCATGGCATCAGACCACTTAATAGAAATGGGATAATAACGGTGGGGGCAGATAAACAAGAGGGCGTGGTAAGGCTTTGGGTACAAGATGACGGCGTAGGTATAAAGCCGGAACAACTTGATGCTATTATTAATAGTAAGCTGGGAGAAGGCACGGGAAGTTTTGGATTAAAAGGAACACTAGAAAGAATACGTATTATTTATAATGGCAAAAATGCATTTGAAATCAAAAGCAAACCGCACGAAGGGACAGAGATTATATTATACGTTCATAATGACAACGAAGAGGAGGACTAA
- a CDS encoding AraC family transcriptional regulator has protein sequence MNVGFISLLLLLQFDCYKNDKSIPPNRISVIGTLFFIYGPKFKGKGTTMQNMFYMIDLSFLRSEPMKQTTQHNIDLDIKIPLGNIIINVFCINYEAPIPGWGYGNHSHSSYELHFIPYGRGLLRVSNKLYDIEPGIFYLTGPGVFHDQKAEQQNPMGEYCINFEFEVKKQPRTKNKLYLQEEIDDILNRLLSTNFWFGKDKFSTTELFEKLISEMENQRVGHYTYIQNLISQIILNALRCYSPKEKSTYSIPKKILNDSRRYIIDKYFEHIDRPLSRKELACAIGTSIRQLNRILQEYYAMSFKEKLFASRLEQSKHLLLSTDLLIQDIAFKTGFSSQSYFNKAFKEYYGTPPGKYRSSHK, from the coding sequence GTGAATGTTGGTTTCATAAGTTTACTGCTCCTTTTACAATTTGATTGTTATAAAAATGATAAATCTATTCCGCCAAATAGAATATCAGTAATTGGGACATTGTTTTTTATTTATGGCCCAAAATTTAAAGGAAAAGGCACAACAATGCAGAATATGTTTTATATGATTGATTTATCATTTCTAAGGAGCGAACCTATGAAACAAACAACACAGCATAACATTGATCTGGATATCAAAATTCCTTTAGGAAACATTATCATTAACGTCTTCTGTATCAACTATGAGGCACCTATTCCAGGATGGGGTTACGGCAACCATTCCCACAGCAGCTATGAACTGCACTTTATACCTTATGGCAGAGGTCTACTGAGGGTATCCAATAAGCTGTACGATATTGAACCCGGTATCTTTTACCTTACTGGACCCGGTGTGTTCCATGACCAAAAAGCAGAACAGCAGAATCCTATGGGTGAATACTGTATCAATTTTGAATTCGAAGTGAAAAAGCAGCCTCGCACCAAAAATAAATTATATTTACAAGAAGAAATTGATGACATTCTTAACCGGCTTCTTAGCACAAATTTTTGGTTCGGAAAAGATAAGTTTTCTACAACTGAGTTATTTGAGAAGCTTATTTCAGAGATGGAAAATCAACGTGTAGGGCATTACACCTATATTCAAAACCTCATTTCGCAAATTATATTAAACGCTCTTCGCTGTTACAGTCCCAAGGAAAAGTCAACCTATTCCATTCCTAAGAAAATATTGAACGATTCTAGAAGGTATATCATAGACAAATATTTTGAACACATAGATAGGCCCTTATCTAGAAAGGAGTTGGCATGTGCTATTGGCACAAGTATCCGACAACTGAACCGCATCCTGCAGGAATACTATGCTATGAGCTTTAAGGAAAAGTTGTTTGCGAGCAGGCTAGAGCAGTCAAAACATCTCCTTCTAAGTACGGACCTGCTCATACAAGATATAGCTTTTAAAACAGGTTTTTCAAGTCAGAGCTATTTCAACAAAGCATTTAAGGAATACTATGGAACCCCTCCGGGCAAATACCGTAGCAGCCATAAATAA
- the rlmH gene encoding 23S rRNA (pseudouridine(1915)-N(3))-methyltransferase RlmH gives MKIDIICVGKLKEKYLAAAVSEYVKRLSKYCKLDIKEVPDEKAPERLSEKQELEIKNKEGEAILKHVKEGAYVIALAIEGKMYSSEGLADQIADLGVRGKSHIVFIIGGSLGLSDGVLKRADEKISFSKMTFPHQLVRVILLEQIYRCFRINNGEPYHK, from the coding sequence ATGAAAATAGATATCATTTGTGTAGGTAAACTCAAAGAAAAGTATTTAGCAGCAGCAGTTTCAGAATATGTAAAGAGGCTGTCGAAATATTGTAAGCTTGATATAAAAGAAGTTCCTGATGAAAAGGCACCAGAAAGGTTAAGTGAGAAACAAGAGCTCGAGATTAAAAATAAAGAAGGAGAGGCTATCCTCAAGCATGTTAAAGAAGGCGCTTATGTGATAGCTCTAGCGATAGAAGGCAAGATGTATAGTTCAGAGGGGCTGGCGGATCAGATTGCAGATTTAGGTGTAAGGGGCAAAAGTCATATCGTATTCATTATAGGAGGGTCTCTGGGCTTATCTGATGGTGTTTTAAAAAGAGCAGATGAGAAAATCAGTTTTTCAAAGATGACCTTCCCGCATCAGCTTGTAAGGGTTATTTTGCTGGAGCAGATTTATAGGTGTTTTCGGATTAATAATGGGGAACCTTACCATAAATAG
- a CDS encoding sensor histidine kinase: MKKYYFLFYLLIFTVYLLPFIPLSVKGILGVTFIIISSTKISLKAGLATATLCIILASGNLIFNINVDYKRAMVNALLGSSLYYITAFYFGNLTRSLKNRNQELEHEIEKRKKVETDLKKELILFKGLMDSIPSPIFFKDLNFKYIHYNRALEDILGISGSEGVGKTVYDLEESQLASIYEKMDLKLAEDLGDQTYEDVVRFVDGSLRNIVFNKSIFKDENELPIGIVSVMTDVTEKKETGLLKQIILDNKQMIKQLLENDQIKTEFFSNISHELRTPLNVILGSVQLMDLYTGDEEYMRSKEKVVRSVAIMKQNCYRLLKLVNNLIDISKIDAKAFKLHLKNCNIISVIEEITLSVSEYIENKGIKLIFDTDIEEKIMACDDEKIERILLNLLSNAVKFTPKGGVIFVNVHNKDNGLCIKVEDTGNGMPDDKQSQVFNRFYQVDEMFTRKHEGSGIGLSLVKSLVEMHGGTIKFASKKGIGTTFIIHLPFRLTESQEVQYSTTTKQDHIERISVEFSDIYSISHCG; this comes from the coding sequence ATGAAAAAATATTATTTTTTATTTTATCTGCTGATATTTACTGTCTATTTATTACCTTTTATTCCGTTATCAGTTAAAGGAATTTTAGGTGTTACTTTTATAATAATAAGCAGTACAAAAATAAGCCTAAAAGCGGGTCTGGCTACCGCTACACTGTGCATAATATTGGCTTCTGGCAACCTCATTTTTAATATAAATGTAGATTATAAAAGAGCAATGGTCAACGCACTTTTAGGCTCTTCATTATATTATATAACTGCATTTTATTTTGGAAATCTTACACGGAGTCTTAAAAATAGGAATCAGGAGTTAGAACATGAGATAGAAAAAAGAAAGAAAGTGGAAACAGATCTGAAGAAAGAACTGATATTATTTAAAGGTTTAATGGATAGTATTCCAAGCCCTATTTTTTTCAAAGACTTAAATTTCAAATACATACACTATAATCGTGCTTTAGAAGACATTTTAGGCATAAGTGGCAGTGAAGGCGTGGGTAAAACTGTATATGATTTAGAGGAGTCTCAATTAGCTAGTATATATGAAAAAATGGATTTAAAGCTTGCTGAAGATCTAGGTGATCAAACTTATGAAGACGTTGTTAGATTTGTTGATGGTAGCTTAAGAAATATTGTTTTTAATAAATCTATCTTTAAGGATGAGAATGAACTACCTATCGGAATAGTAAGCGTTATGACAGATGTTACAGAGAAAAAGGAGACTGGCCTGCTTAAGCAGATCATCTTAGACAATAAGCAAATGATCAAGCAATTATTAGAAAATGATCAAATAAAAACAGAGTTTTTCTCTAATATTTCTCATGAACTGCGCACACCGCTTAATGTCATTTTAGGTTCTGTACAATTAATGGATTTATATACTGGTGATGAAGAGTATATGCGTAGTAAGGAAAAGGTGGTACGAAGTGTAGCTATTATGAAACAAAACTGTTATAGATTATTAAAGCTTGTAAATAATCTCATAGATATTTCTAAAATTGATGCTAAGGCCTTCAAGCTACATCTTAAAAACTGCAATATCATAAGTGTTATTGAAGAAATCACGCTCTCTGTATCTGAGTATATTGAAAATAAGGGTATCAAACTTATATTTGATACAGATATAGAAGAAAAAATAATGGCTTGTGATGATGAGAAGATAGAGAGAATTTTATTAAACTTGCTTTCAAATGCTGTAAAATTCACGCCGAAAGGCGGCGTTATATTTGTTAATGTCCATAATAAGGATAATGGGTTATGCATTAAAGTTGAGGATACAGGAAATGGTATGCCGGATGATAAACAGAGTCAAGTTTTTAACAGATTTTATCAAGTAGATGAGATGTTTACAAGAAAGCATGAGGGCAGTGGAATAGGACTGAGCCTTGTAAAATCTCTTGTTGAAATGCACGGGGGAACAATCAAATTTGCAAGTAAAAAGGGGATAGGGACAACGTTTATCATACATTTGCCGTTCAGGCTGACTGAAAGCCAGGAAGTGCAATACAGCACGACTACAAAACAAGACCATATTGAACGCATCAGTGTAGAGTTTTCAGATATCTATTCTATTAGTCACTGCGGTTAA
- a CDS encoding methyl-accepting chemotaxis protein — protein sequence MKDLKLKRTKQSIRTNLIVIPLILVFIAVLGIGGVSSYLIRNSMLEQMREDGLEIVNQVAHQIEISTLSSRTVNEMIEDNIRAVGRSIITQQDYLTDELLIQIGKDLDADEINVFNTDGKVIFSNFPKDNLGWIAPEDHFVQIILRENEPELMENIRKSLSSEDYYKYGYLKSPKGEIIQVGIIANKIQALSDQLSYQNIVEKSAQDNNVVYALFIDKDLQAIAHSNRDRIGITLTDEGSKMAAVDGKPYTSEYFYEAEKVMVYDVLMPVVIGGEHIGAINVGLSMAMMNSAVRQNYILVSLLGLLIFTVLGYILFKKCNYVVKTLNVTKEYLNTTASGDFTAQIPEKYLHAQDELGEIARAIKTMQESIKEMIQKIANTSGQLASASQQLTSTSSQSAIAANEVAKTIEEMAKGANDQAKDTEKGAMAATELSEIIEEDLKDMIAINKKIGTLRMLKDEGIDVIKQLTNKTSETSSAIKSVHEVILQTNNSVEKIGTATKIINNIAAQTNLLALNAAIEAARAGEAGRGFAVVAEEIKKLAEQSTDSVKEIDEVIVSLQTNSTSAVVTMENVAAILDEQVQYVDNSSDKYEGIANTVEEIKTVVDKSSTSVKHMEQKKNQFVSIIENLAAISEENAAGTQEASASVEEQTAAMEEIANACKSLAQLAEEMQEGIALFKY from the coding sequence ATGAAAGATTTAAAGTTAAAAAGAACAAAACAGTCCATACGGACAAATTTGATCGTCATCCCATTAATTCTTGTATTTATTGCTGTTTTGGGTATAGGGGGCGTATCTTCCTATTTGATAAGAAACAGTATGCTTGAGCAAATGAGAGAAGATGGATTAGAAATAGTTAATCAGGTAGCGCACCAAATAGAAATTTCTACGCTTTCATCAAGAACAGTTAATGAAATGATAGAAGATAATATCAGAGCTGTGGGAAGGAGTATTATTACACAGCAGGACTATTTAACGGATGAACTACTGATACAGATTGGCAAGGATTTGGATGCTGATGAAATCAATGTATTTAATACCGATGGAAAAGTCATATTTTCAAATTTTCCAAAGGATAACCTAGGTTGGATCGCGCCGGAAGACCATTTTGTTCAAATCATTTTAAGAGAGAATGAACCGGAATTAATGGAGAATATTCGAAAAAGTTTATCCAGCGAGGACTATTATAAGTACGGCTATTTAAAAAGTCCAAAGGGCGAGATTATTCAGGTGGGAATTATAGCTAATAAAATACAAGCATTATCTGATCAGCTCAGTTACCAAAATATTGTTGAGAAGTCAGCACAGGATAATAATGTAGTCTATGCACTTTTTATAGATAAAGATTTACAGGCTATTGCCCATAGCAATAGAGACAGAATAGGTATCACTCTTACAGATGAAGGCAGTAAAATGGCAGCAGTAGATGGCAAACCCTATACATCAGAGTACTTTTATGAAGCTGAAAAAGTTATGGTATATGATGTTTTAATGCCTGTGGTGATTGGTGGCGAGCATATTGGAGCGATCAATGTAGGTCTTTCCATGGCAATGATGAACTCTGCCGTACGCCAAAACTATATTTTGGTAAGTTTATTAGGCTTATTAATCTTTACTGTATTAGGATACATACTCTTTAAAAAGTGTAATTATGTAGTAAAGACACTTAATGTAACGAAGGAATATCTAAATACAACTGCTTCCGGAGACTTTACAGCGCAAATTCCAGAAAAATACCTTCATGCACAGGATGAACTTGGAGAGATTGCGCGTGCGATAAAAACTATGCAAGAGTCTATTAAGGAAATGATTCAAAAAATAGCCAATACTTCTGGGCAGCTGGCTTCTGCCTCACAGCAATTAACCTCCACAAGTAGCCAATCAGCCATAGCTGCAAACGAAGTAGCTAAGACCATTGAAGAAATGGCTAAAGGTGCAAACGACCAAGCAAAGGATACTGAAAAAGGAGCAATGGCTGCGACTGAATTAAGTGAAATTATTGAAGAAGATTTAAAAGATATGATAGCCATAAACAAAAAAATAGGCACCTTAAGAATGCTAAAAGATGAAGGAATAGATGTCATCAAGCAGTTGACAAATAAAACAAGTGAAACTAGCAGTGCGATTAAGTCGGTACATGAGGTTATTTTACAAACAAATAATAGTGTTGAAAAGATAGGAACGGCTACTAAGATCATTAATAATATAGCAGCGCAGACTAATCTATTAGCGCTTAATGCTGCCATTGAAGCCGCAAGAGCAGGTGAAGCAGGCCGAGGCTTTGCCGTTGTGGCAGAAGAGATTAAGAAACTAGCCGAGCAATCTACAGATTCTGTAAAAGAAATAGATGAGGTTATTGTAAGTCTGCAGACCAACTCAACGAGTGCCGTTGTAACAATGGAAAATGTAGCAGCAATACTTGATGAACAAGTACAGTATGTTGATAACAGCAGTGATAAATATGAGGGAATTGCTAATACAGTAGAAGAAATAAAGACAGTGGTTGATAAATCCAGCACTTCAGTAAAACATATGGAGCAAAAGAAAAATCAATTTGTAAGTATTATAGAAAACCTGGCGGCTATATCAGAAGAAAATGCAGCAGGCACCCAGGAGGCCTCAGCATCTGTAGAAGAGCAGACGGCAGCAATGGAAGAAATCGCTAATGCCTGTAAGTCACTGGCACAACTGGCAGAAGAAATGCAAGAAGGTATTGCACTATTTAAGTATTAA